A window of the Henckelia pumila isolate YLH828 chromosome 3, ASM3356847v2, whole genome shotgun sequence genome harbors these coding sequences:
- the LOC140892485 gene encoding glucomannan 4-beta-mannosyltransferase 2-like isoform X1: MVEVDNVKKMVLEWVLESTGGDIAGKMGHILGLIRLFFLVPFLRICVNICLFMSLLLSLEWLHLMIVRVLVKLLGKRADKRYKFEEIKDDLEGGSEAFPLVLVQIPIANEVEVYKLSIGAACKLSWPTDRLIIQVLDDSSDQTTKGLIEKECTRWENEGINIRYQPRDTRKGYKAGALKMGMEQDYVKQCEYVALFDVDFQPEPDFLRRTIPFLVHNPELGLVQTRWGFVNADACLLTRMQEMSLDFHFTFEQEVGSSGYGFFGFNGSAGIWRIKAVDDAGGWDWRTTAEDMDLSVRAALEGWEFLYLADIQVKSELPSSIKAHRSQQHRWFCAPPNLFRATFVQMAISKKVSLKKKLYMILSFFFVRKIIAHVFVFLFYCVVLPLTILFPEAVVLRKDGTIVATCIIAAINTLAGTPRSLHLIFHWILFETAMSFLRFKAVFVGLFRAKGVNDWVVTEKRGEYSLNNKTKIDSTAPKHNGVRAKSLKDRILLPELGIAVFLSACGCYGFLYGKEYYYYVYMFLQVIFFTLFGISCFGLKNMR; encoded by the exons GGGCTAATCAGGCTCTTCTTTTTGGTGCCATTTCTCAGAATTTGTGTGAACATTTGCTTGTTCATGTCACTTTTGTTGTCTCTGGAGTGGCTTCATTTGATGATCGTGAGAGTTTTGGTGAAGCTGTTGGGGAAGAGAGCGGACAAGAGATACAAGTTCGAGGAGATTAAGGATGATTTGGAGGGTGGGAGTGAAGCCTTCCCTTTGGTTCTTGTTCAGATACCCATAGCCAATGAAGTTGAG GTTTACAAGCTTTCAATTGGTGCAGCGTGTAAGCTCTCGTGGCCTACAGATAGGCTAATAATTCAAGTTCTCGACGACTCTTCCGATCAAACAACCAAG GGTCTAATTGAGAAAGAATGTACTAGGTGGGAAAATGAGGGCATTAATATTAGATACCAACCCAGAGACACGAGGAAGGGTTACAAGGCAGGAGCTCTTAAAATGGGCATGGAGCAAGATTATGTCAAACAATGTGAATATGTTGCCTTATTCGACGTCGATTTTCAACCCGAACCGGACTTTTTGAGGCGAACCATTCCATTTCTCGTGCACAACCCTGAACTCGGCCTTGTACAAACTCGTTGGGGATTTG TGAACGCAGATGCATGCTTGTTGACAAGAATGCAGGAAATGTCGTTGGACTTCCATTTCACATTTGAACAAGAAGTGGGTTCATCTGGTTATGGATTTTTCGGATTCAATG GAAGTGCTGGAATATGGAGAATTAAGGCAGTGGATGATGCCGGTGGGTGGGATTGGAGAACCACAGCGGAAGACATGGATCTTTCTGTGCGGGCTGCACTTGAAGGCTGGGAATTTCTTTACCTAGCAGATATTCAG GTGAAAAGTGAGCTTCCCAGTTCGATTAAAGCCCACCGTTCTCAGCAGCATCGATGGTTTTGTGCTCCACCCAACTTGTTCAGGGCCACTTTCGTTCAAATGGCTATTAGCAAG AAGGTATCATTAAAGAAGAAGCTTTACATGATCCTGAGTTTCTTCTTTGTCCGAAAGATCATCGCCCATGTCTTCGTATTCTTGTTTTATTgtgtggttttgccattgacgATTTTGTTCCCGGAAGCTGTCGTTCTCCGGAAAGACGGAACCATTGTAGCTACTTGTATCATCGCGGCGATTAACACACTTGCTGGAACTCCAAG GTCACTCCATCTTATTTTCCATTGGATCCTTTTCGAAACCGCCATGTCTTTCCTTCGATTCAAGGCTGTATTCGTCGGGTTATTCCGAGCTAAAGGTGTCAACGATTGGGTTGTGACCGAGAAGCGTGGAGAGTACTCACttaacaataaaaccaaaatcgatTCAACTGCACCAAAACACAATGGAGTACGGGCCAAATCCTTGAAAGACAG AATATTGCTACCGGAGCTCGGGATCGCGGTGTTTCTATCAGCATGTGGATGCTATGGCTTCTTGTATGGAAAAGAATACTATTATTACGTATACATGTTCCTGCAAGTAATCTTCTTCACACTGTTTGGAATTAGCTGCTTCGGCCTCAAAAATATGCGATGA